The Hymenobacter oligotrophus genome segment GGAGGCTGACGCCGAACGGGATTGTCATCCTGAGCCCGGATAGCATCCGCTCCCTTCTCCTGTTGGGGAAATGCGCATCGAGCATTTCTTCGGGGGCCGTGCCCCGTAGGAGTCCTGTGAGGCCCCAACGTGATAAGGTCCTTCGCTTGGGCTCAAGATGACAGAGTGATCCGGCCAGATGTCTCGCTTTGCTCGACATTACAGGCTTAAACGCAAAAGGACCCGCAGCGTGTGCTGCGGGTCCTTTTTGCTTCGGCTGTTTAGGTGTTGCTAACCTAGGGCTGCAACGCCGGGCAAGGTTTTGCCCTCCATGTACTCAAGCAGCGCACCGCCACCCGTCGAGATGTACGTTACGCGGTCGGCAAAGCCCAGCTGGTTTACGGCAGCGGCCGAGTCGCCGCCGCCAATCAGCGAGTAGGCGCCGTTGGCCGTGGCTTCGGCAATGGCGCGGGCCACGTACTCGGTACCGAGCGAGAAATTGCTCATCTCGAACACGCCCATGGGGCCGTTCCACAGAATGGTTTTGGAGTTGCGAATGATGGCTGCAAACTCCTCGCGCGCCGTGGGACCAATGTCGAGGCCCATCCAGGTGGGCGGAATGTGCGTGTTGGCCGCTACATCCACGTTGGCGTCGTTGGCGAATTTGTCGGCGATGATGCTGTCGGCGGGCAGTACCAGGTTCACGCCTTTTTCTTTGGCTTTTTGGATCAGGCTCAGGGCCAAGTCCATCTTGTCGCCTTCGAGCAAGGAGGAGCCGATGTCGCCGCCTTGCGCTTTGGCAAAGGTGTAGGCCATGCCGCCGCCAATTAGCAGGTTATCAACCTTATCGAGCAGTTGCTCAATGATTTCGATCTTGTCCGAAATTTTGGCGCCGCCCATAATGGCCGTGAAAGGCCGCTCGGCGTTGTTGAGCACGCGGTTGGCGTTTTCCACTTCGCTGTGCAGCAAGTAGCCGCCCACGCGGGCCTGCGGGAAGGATTCGGCCACTACCGCCGTGGAGGCGTGGCGGCGGTGCGCGGTGCCAAAGGCGTCGTTCACGTACACATCGCCGAGGCTGGCCAGGCGCTGGGCAAATTGCGCGTCGCCTTTTTCCTCTTCGGGATAGAAACGCAGGTTTTCGAGCAGCAGAATTTCGCCGGGCTGCAGCGTACGGGCTTGCTCAACGGCCTCGGCCTCAATGGCATCGGGGGCAAACTTCACGGGTACGCCGTACTCCGTGCTGAGGCGGTTTACGAGGTGGCGCAGCGAGTACTTTTCCTCGGGGCCGCCTTTGGGGCGCCCTAGGTGCGACATCAGAATAACCGAGCCGCCATCGGCCAGGATCTTGCGGATGGTACGCGTTGCGGCCCGAATGCGCGTGTCGTCGGTAATGCGGTAATCTTTGTCGAGGGGCACGTTGAAATCGACGCGCACCAAAGCTCTTTTGCCGGCGAAGTTGTACTGATCGATGGTTTGCATAGGCAACCGATTAGGTGGGTAAACGCCGCCTTATACGCGGCGCCGCGTAGTTCGGTGTTTTTCGGCAGTGATGCAAAAAGCGCTATGTAAGAATATGCACCCCTAGGTGCCCAATGGACCTGCGGCCGAAGGGACCACGGGCCTTGGTTGCTGGCGCGGAGTTTAGCGCGTAGCACGCAACTCGTGCCCGTAAAGCCACGCCCGCAAGTTCAATAAGTTATCAATACCGTACCATCAGGAATATTAGCAGCTTCTATATTTGCCTCGCTTAATAATTACCAACTGCCGTTCAGCAAATTATTCTGCACGGCCCTTTTCAGCTTATATGAAACGATTTTATCTGCTAGCAGCCGCGGCGCTGCTGCTCGCCCCGGCGGCCTCTGCCCAACAAGTTCGGTACGGCTTAAAACTCGGAGCTACGTACTCCAAATACACCTACCACAGCAACCCCCAGCCCAACGAGCGGCTGCTGGCTGCTGGCGGCGGCCTAATGGCGCGTTACGACTTGGCCCCCAACCACCCGCTGAGTCTGCAGGCTGAGTTGCTGTATTTGCGCAAAGGAAGCAGCAATGAGCGCCTGCATTACTACGAGGTGCCGGTGCTGACCCGCCTCAACTTGGCCGCGTTTAACCTGCCCACCTTGTTGCGAGGCCACCTCAATCTCAACAGGTTCGCGGTGGAGGTGGGCCCGCAGCTGAGCTCGGTATTCACCCCGGCGCACCGCCACCTTACCCGCAGTGCCGACGCCCGCACCAGCTTCGACCGAAGCCAGTACGCCGCCTTTCAAGTAGGCTATGCCGCTGGCCTCAGCTACGAGGTACCCGAGGGCTGGAGCCTAACGATACGCCACACCCACGACATTACCGGCGTGATGCGCGGCAACGGCGTAAAGGGCAAGCGCAACGCTGTTTTTCATGCCCAGGTGGGCTACATCTTCGGCGGCAAGCAGTAACGTTTCTGTCTACTTTGATGTTTGGCGCCGAGCGGCCTGCAGATAGCTGCGGGCCGCTCTTTTTTCGCCTAACTTTGCAGCAGCATGAGAATTGGCATTTTCTTCGGTGGCCCGTCGCGTGAGCGGGAAATTTCCTTCGCTGGCGGCCGCACGGTTTACGATAACCTCGATAAGTCGCTGTTCCAGGCCGTGCCGGTCTTCGTGGACAGCCACGGCAACTTCATTCTGCTCGATTGGCAGTACCTTTATAAAGGTACCATCCGCGACTTCTACCCGCCCGTGTCGGCCCTGCCGCCCTCGGACCTGAAGCTGCAGGTATACCTCGAGAGCCTAGGTGCACTGAGCCCCGACGAGCAAGACCGCATTATTGCGGAGGTAGGCCGCCGCCTGCGCCCCGACGAGCTGGCCGAGCTAATGGACTTTGCCTTTCTGGCCCTGCACGGCCCCAGCGGCGAAGACGGCGCCATTCAGGGCTTGCTCGAGTGGTACGGCATTCCGTACTCGGGCTCGGGCATATTGCCTTCCGCGTTCGGCATCGATAAGATTGCGCAGAAAACCCTGATCCACGCCCTAGGTCTGCCTTCGCCGGCCTTCCGCGTGCTCACGGCCGAGGAGTTCGACGCTGCCGACCCCGCCGCCCTGCTGGCTTACTTAGAGCGTGAGCTGGGCTTGCCGCTGGTAATGAAAGCGCCACGCCAAGGCTCGAGCATTGGTGTAAGCATTGTGCGCGATGCCGATGTGGCCAAGTTTACTGCCGCTGTGGAGCGCAGCCTGTTCCGCCGCACCGTAACCCGCGAGGAATGGCAGCGCCTAGGTGCGCAGGACCGCATTGCCTGGGCACAGCACCTCATTGATATCCGCGAAGGCATTGGCCTGCCCGTGGTAATTGATGAGTCGCCAGTTGCCGGTTTCCAGTTGTCAGTAAACGGCCAGCCGAACGACCTGACAACTGGCAACTCGCAACTCGCACCTGGCTTCATTTACCATCCCGAAGAACTGCTGCGCGCCCTTGATGAGCGCCTGAAACTGCAAGACTCGGTGCGCCTCACCAACGTGCAAGGCGAGCAGCAAGTGCTGGTAGAAGCCTTTGTGCAGGGCCGTGAGTTTTCGT includes the following:
- a CDS encoding porin family protein encodes the protein MKRFYLLAAAALLLAPAASAQQVRYGLKLGATYSKYTYHSNPQPNERLLAAGGGLMARYDLAPNHPLSLQAELLYLRKGSSNERLHYYEVPVLTRLNLAAFNLPTLLRGHLNLNRFAVEVGPQLSSVFTPAHRHLTRSADARTSFDRSQYAAFQVGYAAGLSYEVPEGWSLTIRHTHDITGVMRGNGVKGKRNAVFHAQVGYIFGGKQ
- a CDS encoding phosphoglycerate kinase, coding for MQTIDQYNFAGKRALVRVDFNVPLDKDYRITDDTRIRAATRTIRKILADGGSVILMSHLGRPKGGPEEKYSLRHLVNRLSTEYGVPVKFAPDAIEAEAVEQARTLQPGEILLLENLRFYPEEEKGDAQFAQRLASLGDVYVNDAFGTAHRRHASTAVVAESFPQARVGGYLLHSEVENANRVLNNAERPFTAIMGGAKISDKIEIIEQLLDKVDNLLIGGGMAYTFAKAQGGDIGSSLLEGDKMDLALSLIQKAKEKGVNLVLPADSIIADKFANDANVDVAANTHIPPTWMGLDIGPTAREEFAAIIRNSKTILWNGPMGVFEMSNFSLGTEYVARAIAEATANGAYSLIGGGDSAAAVNQLGFADRVTYISTGGGALLEYMEGKTLPGVAALG